A stretch of the Vicia villosa cultivar HV-30 ecotype Madison, WI unplaced genomic scaffold, Vvil1.0 ctg.000024F_1_1, whole genome shotgun sequence genome encodes the following:
- the LOC131622098 gene encoding protein DJ-1 homolog D-like gives MAPKRVLLLCGDFMEDYEGIVPFQALQAFGITVDAVCPSKKSGDACRTAVHILSGGQTYTETIGHNFTLNATFDEVDHTNYDGLWLPGGRAPEYLAHIPSVVELVAKFVNSGKQIACICHGHLILAAAGVVEGRKCTAFPPVKPVLVAAGAHWIEPETMSTTVVDGNLITAPTYEGHPELLRHFVKALGGTISGFDKKILFICGDYMEDYEVKVPFQSLQALGCHVDAVCPSKKAGDTCPTAVHDFEGDQTYSEKPGHNFTLTANFDDVDPSGYDALVIPGGRSPEYLSLNESVISLVKHFMEANKPVASICHGQQILAAAGVLKGRKCTAYPAVKLNVVLSGATWLEPDPISRCFTDGNLVTGAAWPGHPEFIAQLVALLGIQVSF, from the exons atgGCTCCTAAAAGGGTTCTTCTCCTCTGCGGTGACTTCATGGAAGACTACGAA GGTATTGTTCCTTTTCAGGCATTGCAAGCATTCGGTATCACCGTCGATGCTGTTTGTCCCAGTAAAAAATCCGGTGATGCCTGCCGCACCGCCGTTCATATTCTTTCCGGTGGCCAG ACGTACACTGAGACAATTGGTCACAATTTTACGCTCAATGCAACTTTTGATGAAGTTGATCACACAAACTATGATGGGTTATGGTTGCCGGGAGGAAGGGCGCCGGAGTATCTTGCTCACATTCCTAGTGTTGTGGAACTGGTTGCCAAGTTTGTAAATTCTGGAAAACAGATTGCTTGCATTTGTCATGGCCATTTGATTCTGGCTGCTGCTGGTGTAGTTGAAGGTCGCAAGTGCACGGCTTTTCCTCCTGTTAAACCGGTGTTGGTTGCTGCTGGTGCCCATTGGATTGAACCTGAGACCATGTCAACTACTGTGGTGGATGGTAATCTCATTACTGCACCTACTTATGAAGGGCATCCGGAACTTCTTCGGCATTTTGTGAAGGCATTAGGAGGCACAATAAGtggatttgataaaaaaattctcTTTATTTGTGGG GATTACATGGAAGATTACGAGGTCAAGGTTCCTTTTCAGTCTCTTCAGGCTTTAGGATGCCATGTTGATGCAGTTTGCCCCTCAAAGAAGGCTGGTGATACTTGCCCAACTGCTGTTCATGATTTTGAAGGAGATCAAACTTACAGTGAGAAGCCAGGACACAATTTTACTTTAACTGCGAACTTTGATGACGTTGACCCTTCAGGCTATGACGCTCTTGTCATCCCTGGAGGTCGATCACCTGAGTACTTGTCATTGAATGAGTCTGTTATTTCCTTGGTGAAGCATTTCATGGAAGCCAATAAGCCAGTTGCATCAATCTGTCATGGCCAGCAGATTTTAGCTGCGGCTGGTGTTCTCAAG GGAAGGAAATGTACTGCTTATCCAGCCGTGAAGCTTAATGTGGTTTTATCAGGAGCAACTTGGCTGGAGCCTGACCCCATAAGCCGCTGCTTCACTGATGGGAATTTGGTTACTGGAGCTGCATGGCCAGGGCACCCTGAGTTCATTGCCCAGTTGGTGGCACTACTCGGTATTCAAGTATCTTTCTAG